The Aeromicrobium senzhongii genome includes a window with the following:
- a CDS encoding response regulator transcription factor has product MTKVLIVEDEASYSEALSYVLRKEGYDVAVAETGPDALTAFERGGADIILLDLMLPGLPGTEVCRTIRQSSSVPIIMVSAKDTEIDKVVGLELGADDYVTKPYSPRELVARIRAVLRRGAAEEPDDDAVIEVGAVRMDIDRHLVSVDGQEVKLPLKEFELLEFFLRNSGRVLTRGQLIDRVWGSDYVGDTKTLDVHVKRLRAKIEDDPAHPTVLTTVRGLGYKYA; this is encoded by the coding sequence GTGACCAAGGTCCTGATCGTCGAGGACGAGGCCAGCTACAGCGAGGCCCTGTCGTACGTCCTGCGCAAGGAGGGCTACGACGTCGCGGTCGCCGAGACCGGTCCCGACGCCCTGACCGCCTTCGAGCGCGGCGGCGCGGACATCATCCTGCTCGACCTCATGCTGCCCGGACTGCCGGGCACCGAGGTGTGCCGCACCATCCGCCAGAGCTCGTCGGTGCCGATCATCATGGTCAGCGCGAAGGACACCGAGATCGACAAGGTCGTCGGCCTCGAGCTGGGCGCCGACGACTACGTGACCAAGCCGTACTCCCCCCGCGAGCTGGTGGCGCGGATCCGTGCGGTCCTGCGTCGCGGCGCCGCCGAGGAGCCCGACGACGACGCCGTGATCGAGGTCGGCGCCGTCCGCATGGACATCGACCGCCACCTGGTCTCGGTGGACGGCCAGGAGGTCAAGCTGCCGCTCAAGGAGTTCGAGCTGCTCGAGTTCTTCCTGCGCAACTCCGGCCGCGTCCTGACCCGCGGCCAGCTGATCGACCGGGTGTGGGGCTCGGACTACGTCGGCGACACGAAGACGCTCGACGTCCACGTCAAGCGCCTGCGCGCGAAGATCGAGGACGACCCCGCCCACCCGACCGTCCTGACCACCGTCCGGGGGCTGGGCTACAAGTACGCCTGA
- a CDS encoding phosphoglyceromutase → MSTLVLLRHGHSEWNALNLFTGWVDVDLNEQGVQEALRAPQLLSEAGILPDVSHTSLLRRAIRTSEITLNGIDRHWVPVKRSWRLNERHYGALQGKDKKETLEEFGEEQFMTWRRSYSTPPPALPDDSEFSQVGDARYAELPSELMPRTECLADVLDRMLPYWYDEIVPDLRAGKTVLVTAHGNSLRALVKHLDGLGEDEVVGLNIPTGIPLVYDLDDDVKPTTRGGRYLDPAAAEAAIAAVANQGR, encoded by the coding sequence ATGAGCACCTTGGTCCTGCTGCGTCATGGACACAGCGAGTGGAACGCACTGAACCTCTTCACCGGTTGGGTCGACGTCGACCTCAACGAGCAGGGCGTGCAGGAGGCGTTGCGCGCGCCCCAGCTGTTGAGCGAGGCCGGCATCCTGCCGGACGTCTCGCACACGTCGCTGCTGCGACGGGCGATCCGCACGTCCGAGATCACCCTCAACGGCATCGACCGGCACTGGGTCCCGGTCAAGCGCAGCTGGCGTCTGAACGAGCGTCACTACGGCGCCCTGCAGGGCAAGGACAAGAAGGAGACCCTCGAGGAGTTCGGCGAGGAGCAGTTCATGACCTGGCGCCGCTCGTACTCGACGCCGCCGCCGGCGCTGCCCGACGACTCGGAGTTCAGCCAGGTCGGCGACGCGCGCTACGCCGAGCTGCCCAGTGAGCTGATGCCCCGCACCGAGTGCCTGGCCGACGTCCTCGACCGCATGCTGCCCTACTGGTACGACGAGATCGTGCCGGACCTGCGGGCGGGCAAGACGGTCCTGGTCACGGCGCACGGCAACTCGCTGCGCGCCCTGGTCAAGCACCTGGACGGGCTGGGCGAGGACGAGGTCGTCGGCCTGAACATCCCCACCGGCATCCCGTTGGTCTACGACCTCGACGACGACGTCAAGCCCACGACCCGCGGGGGCCGGTACCTCGACCCCGCTGCCGCCGAGGCCGCCATCGCCGCCGTCGCCAACCAGGGCCGCTGA
- a CDS encoding DsbA family oxidoreductase: MKAIVFADVVDAWSYVGAVRFERAAALYTIVTGEPVEISYRAAAFEAPAAVEGVAAAARITGIELNADEVVPADSTDAWRLLTWAAESGADVQRELLHQLWRAYFLEGTDIADSFVLASRAALVGLDLETADALLASDEFRTEVADQRETAAAIGATSSPFVVVEARYTLAGVHSQDDYLRALQSIATQH, translated from the coding sequence GTGAAAGCCATCGTGTTCGCCGACGTGGTGGACGCCTGGTCCTACGTCGGCGCCGTCCGGTTCGAGCGGGCCGCGGCCCTGTACACGATCGTGACCGGCGAGCCGGTCGAGATCTCGTACCGTGCGGCCGCGTTCGAGGCGCCGGCCGCCGTCGAGGGCGTCGCCGCGGCCGCCCGCATCACCGGCATCGAGCTCAACGCCGACGAGGTCGTCCCGGCCGACTCGACCGACGCCTGGCGCCTGCTGACCTGGGCCGCCGAGTCCGGTGCCGACGTGCAGCGCGAGCTCTTGCACCAACTGTGGCGCGCGTACTTCCTCGAGGGGACGGACATCGCGGACTCCTTCGTCCTGGCCAGCCGCGCCGCCCTGGTCGGACTCGACCTCGAGACCGCCGACGCGCTGCTGGCGAGCGACGAGTTCCGGACCGAGGTCGCCGATCAGCGCGAGACGGCGGCGGCCATCGGGGCGACCTCCTCGCCCTTCGTCGTCGTCGAGGCCCGCTACACGCTCGCGGGCGTCCATTCCCAGGACGACTACCTCCGGGCCCTGCAGTCCATCGCCACCCAGCACTAG
- a CDS encoding YbjN domain-containing protein: MTDVRDVIVAALDEAGLEYVRHGEDVFEVELPGVRKLKTACRLEVGKHALGVHAFVARRPDENHEAVYRWLLERNLKLYGVAFALDAAGDIYLDGRLPLQAITAGEIDRILGSVLSYADESFNPILELGFASSIRKEWRWRESRGESTRNLDAFRHLRPQD, translated from the coding sequence ATGACCGACGTCCGCGACGTGATCGTCGCAGCACTGGACGAGGCCGGGCTCGAGTACGTGCGTCACGGTGAGGACGTGTTCGAGGTCGAGCTGCCGGGCGTGCGCAAGCTCAAGACCGCCTGCCGGCTGGAGGTCGGGAAGCACGCCCTCGGCGTGCACGCGTTCGTCGCGCGCCGCCCCGACGAGAACCACGAGGCGGTCTACCGCTGGCTGCTCGAGCGCAACCTCAAGCTCTACGGGGTCGCCTTCGCGCTGGACGCCGCCGGCGACATCTACCTCGACGGGCGTCTCCCGCTCCAGGCGATCACGGCCGGCGAGATCGACCGGATCCTGGGCTCGGTGCTCTCCTACGCCGACGAGTCGTTCAACCCGATCCTCGAGCTGGGCTTCGCGTCGAGCATCCGCAAGGAGTGGCGCTGGCGCGAGTCGCGCGGCGAGTCCACGCGCAATCTCGACGCCTTCCGCCACCTGCGCCCGCAGGACTGA
- the mshA gene encoding D-inositol-3-phosphate glycosyltransferase, producing MSARGIRRVAMLSAHTSPLDQPGTGDAGGMNVYVLELSRQLAAHGVEVEVFTRATSRHLPPVVDAGDGIRVHHVAAGPFEGLTKDELPSQLCAFVRDVLRVEARHDPGYFDLVHSHYWLSGQVGTVLRERWGVPLVHSMHTMAKVKNAALASNDRPEPVGRVAGEEEIVRFADRLIANTAEERRELIDLYDADPSAVAVVHPGVDLGVFTGSVPDDEPPLIVFAGRIQPLKAPDVVLRASALIDVPHRVAIIGGPSGSGLDRPTELTDLARDLGIADRVEFVRPVTQAELAQWYSRAAVVCVPSHNESFGLVAIEAQACGTPVVAAAVGGLTTAVADGVTGTLVDGHDPADYAAAIRPYLADAAFRREAGAKAVHHAESFGWDVTAERTLDVYAAALRDRAVARKESR from the coding sequence ATGTCTGCTCGCGGGATCCGTCGTGTCGCGATGCTCTCGGCGCACACCTCTCCGTTGGACCAGCCCGGCACGGGCGACGCCGGCGGCATGAACGTGTACGTGCTGGAGCTGTCGAGGCAACTGGCCGCCCACGGCGTCGAGGTCGAGGTCTTCACGCGCGCCACGTCGCGCCACCTGCCGCCCGTGGTCGACGCCGGCGACGGGATCCGGGTCCACCACGTGGCCGCCGGCCCGTTCGAGGGCCTCACGAAGGACGAGCTGCCCAGTCAGCTGTGCGCCTTCGTCCGCGACGTGCTGCGCGTCGAGGCACGCCATGACCCCGGCTACTTCGACCTCGTCCACTCGCACTACTGGCTCTCGGGCCAGGTCGGCACCGTGTTGCGCGAGCGCTGGGGCGTCCCGCTCGTGCACTCGATGCACACGATGGCGAAGGTCAAGAACGCCGCGCTGGCCAGCAACGACCGCCCCGAGCCCGTCGGTCGTGTCGCCGGCGAGGAGGAGATCGTCCGGTTCGCGGATCGGCTGATCGCCAACACCGCCGAGGAGCGCCGCGAGCTGATCGACCTCTACGACGCGGACCCGAGCGCGGTCGCCGTCGTGCATCCGGGTGTCGACCTGGGCGTCTTCACGGGTTCGGTGCCCGACGACGAGCCGCCCCTGATCGTCTTCGCCGGCCGCATCCAGCCGCTCAAGGCCCCCGACGTGGTGCTGCGGGCCTCCGCCCTGATCGACGTGCCGCACCGCGTCGCGATCATCGGCGGTCCTTCCGGCAGCGGCTTGGACCGCCCGACCGAGCTGACCGACCTCGCGCGCGACCTCGGCATCGCCGATCGGGTCGAGTTCGTCCGCCCGGTCACGCAGGCCGAGTTGGCGCAGTGGTACTCGCGCGCCGCCGTCGTCTGCGTGCCGTCGCACAACGAGTCGTTCGGGCTCGTCGCCATCGAGGCCCAGGCGTGCGGCACCCCGGTCGTCGCGGCGGCGGTCGGCGGTCTCACCACGGCGGTCGCGGACGGTGTCACGGGCACGCTCGTCGACGGCCACGATCCGGCCGACTACGCGGCGGCGATCCGGCCGTACCTGGCCGACGCAGCCTTCCGGCGCGAGGCCGGTGCCAAGGCCGTCCACCACGCGGAGTCGTTCGGGTGGGACGTCACCGCCGAGCGCACCCTCGACGTCTATGCCGCCGCCCTGCGGGACCGCGCGGTGGCGCGGAAGGAGAGCCGATGA
- a CDS encoding SDR family NAD(P)-dependent oxidoreductase yields the protein MPTAVVTGASSGIGEATARALSAAGYTVFAVARRRERIERLAEEIGATAVPCDITAPDDVARLVEVVGDRLDLLVNNAGGAKGMSPVTEADLADWRWMYETNVLGTVAVTQALAPALIASGAGTIINVGSTAGHITYEGGGGYTAAKHALAAVTETLRLELNGQPVRITEIAPGMVKTEEFSLTRFDGDQERADAVYAGVDEPLVAQDIADAICWVATRPAHVDIDLMVIKPVAQAAQWKVHRRPT from the coding sequence ATGCCCACAGCAGTCGTGACCGGCGCCAGCAGCGGGATCGGCGAGGCCACCGCCCGCGCCCTGTCCGCCGCTGGATACACCGTCTTCGCCGTCGCCCGCCGACGCGAGCGCATCGAGCGTCTCGCCGAGGAGATCGGCGCCACCGCCGTGCCCTGCGACATCACCGCACCGGACGACGTCGCACGTCTGGTCGAGGTCGTCGGCGACCGACTCGACCTGCTGGTGAACAACGCCGGCGGCGCCAAGGGGATGTCCCCCGTCACCGAGGCCGACCTCGCGGACTGGCGCTGGATGTACGAGACGAACGTGCTCGGCACCGTGGCCGTGACCCAGGCGCTCGCTCCGGCGCTGATCGCCTCCGGCGCGGGCACGATCATCAACGTCGGCTCGACCGCCGGGCACATCACCTACGAGGGCGGGGGCGGCTACACCGCCGCCAAGCACGCGCTGGCGGCCGTCACCGAGACCCTGCGGCTGGAGCTGAACGGCCAGCCGGTGCGCATCACCGAGATCGCTCCGGGCATGGTCAAGACCGAGGAGTTCAGCCTCACCCGGTTCGACGGCGACCAGGAGCGCGCCGACGCCGTGTACGCCGGCGTCGACGAGCCGCTCGTGGCGCAGGACATCGCCGACGCCATCTGCTGGGTCGCGACGCGACCCGCGCACGTCGACATCGACCTGATGGTCATCAAGCCGGTCGCCCAGGCCGCGCAGTGGAAGGTGCACCGCCGGCCCACGTGA